The Candidatus Methanoperedens sp. nucleotide sequence CATCGTACTCGTACCGCTCGCCATCTATCTCCACGCTCCCGAAGCCGAGGTATTTCACCTTCACTTCCATTACCCCCTTTGAATAGGTAGACTGGAGAGGCTAATTATATCTCTGTCTTTGCTCAATGTAATTATATCAGTGTTGTTAAATAACATCATTGGACTGAAATCCCCTTAGGTAGACTCACAGTGTTTTATGAATTGGAAGGGGAGAAATATTTCTCCCCTATGAAGTCCCACTCCTTTAGTTAGATAAATTTGTTTTCTCAGGAACCCTGGATATAATCCTTTTTTCAGACACTCTATACGCCCATCTGTTGGAACTGTTTATATACAATACATCCTCACGGGGACTCCTTTCGATAAAGAGAACATCTCCTTCCAGTAGTTCACCCGATTTGAGTTTAAATCTTACTGTATCTCCTTCAGCGTATTTCACACATTCACCCCATCATTCCTATCTAGTGGACATCTGCGCTGAAAAATGAGATGATGAGGAGATTTATCCTCACAATATTTTTCGTTATTTGTCTTCATAGATCATCCCTCCTTTCCTTATATCTGGAAGCAAAATCCGATGATTTTGCGTGTTAGAGGTATTCTATAAAGTTTATATAACTTATCAAAATAATCTATATATTCTATATATGGAAAATCAATATTGGCTGAATTCTTCCTGTATCCGCAGCTTTATTTCGTCCCTGACCTTCCTGAACACAGAAAGTATCTCTTCTTCAGACCCTCTTGCATCTGCCGGGTCACTAAAACTCCAGTGCAAATGGCGGGTATTGCCTGGGAAAACAGGACAGGTCTCTCTGGCAGCATCGCATGTGGTTATAACGAAATCAAAATTCATCCCCTGAAATTCATCTACCGATTTTGACCTGTGCCCTGAAATATCAATGCCAATTTCTGCCATGACCTTTATTGCTGTTGGATTTACAGCAGAAGGTCTTGATCCTGCACTGAATACCTCGAACTCACTGCCCAGCAGATGCCGAAAAATCCCCTCTGCCATCTGGGAACGGCAGGAATTTTCTGTGCAGAGGAATAACACTTTTTTCTTCATAATCTCTCTAGCTCAGAGAGGAAGTCTGGTTAACTCAAACATGATATCACCATACAATACAGCTATTAAAAAACCTAACGGTATAGGAATCATAAACGGCAAGCCAGGGGTAACCCAGACCTCATCTTCAATTAAGCCCCAGCATGCTCTTTTCCATCAAATCCTCGCAACACATATATTATAATTGTGAAGGGGAGAAATATTTCTCCCCAATAAAGTCCCACTCCTTTTACTTAAATAAATTTGTGTTCTTAGGAACCCTCGCTATAATCCTGTTTTCAGGAACCCTGTCCCACCTGTAAATTTTTCTGTTATAGCCATTGGTTTCATTATCACATTTTTCCGGATTTTCTTCTACAGTCCCGGGCCTGAAATCCACCGCTGTTATATTATAATTGTAAAAACTGACGCTTTCACCCCAATTGAGAGTTACATCATGTTCTTCCCAGTCAGATGCTGCTGATGCCATCGCCATTATATTCAGCCCGATGATAAGCAACAGAATAGCCCTCATTGCTTGAAAATAGAATAAAGCCTTATTAGACTTTTTTGCATATAGTGTATATAATCTATATACTTCTAGAGAAGTCAATGGCTAACTCTGCGACATTTGCAGCATAATCCCCTATCCTTTTTACGCTGTCTGCTACGAGCCCTAAGGACATGACAGCGTCAGGATTCATAGTTGTTGAAGGGTGTCTTATTCTGCGCAGATCCTCGCCTATTTTTTTATGTTCTTCAATAACCCTGTTTGCAAGTTCTACATTGCATTTTGTAAAAGAAACAACTGAATCATTGACAAGCTTATAAGAGATGATACCGATTTTAACAATATTATCGAGCATGGCGTGAGGAATTTTTTCACCTGATTCCAATATTATACCGGCAATCTTACCCGCATGGTCTGACACACGCTCTAATTGGTCGCTTGCCAGCCTGTAGTAGAAGGCCCCTGTCAATCCGAGTTCACTTTTTTCGGATATCCTTGAATGGAGTAAAATACCCATGAATTGTTTTGATATCAATAGATGGAGACGGTCAATCTCATCGTCCTGCTTTACGACTTCAGAGGCGAGAGAAACATCTTTTGTATTCATTGCCTTGATGGTATTGTCAAGCATCCACTGCACTTTTATATGCATGCGCCGAAAACTCATATCGATAGGCATATCGCCTGGATTCGAGATATCCTGAATGACCACCTTCTCGTGTGTTTCTTCGATAATCTCAATACCTATCAACTTTTTAACTATAGCCGTTATGTCTTTTCTCTGCTCATGCGTTATATTTTTAGCTTTAAGCTCAATCACGCGGTACCCGGCAACGTAGGTGGCTATTATATCTCTTATCAACGGCTCACCCACCCTTCCATCTATGGTTATGGTCTTTGGACTCTCAGCCGCAAAAGCGCCGTTTGTGGTTAAAAGAAGCGAACCGTCCTCCTGTGGATGCATATGAACAAGGGAACCGGAGGATATCCCGGCACTGACAGCCCATTTCTTGGGAAGGGAAACAACGAACGTTGATTTACCGGTTACCTGAACTTTTCTTATTTCTGCATTGATCATCTACAATTTGAGTTTAGAGTGTATTAGATGGCATATACTTTTTCCCAAGAATCTATATATGCTACATAAAATCAGTATAAAATCATTCTTTTCATTGGCGGTTATATCGATAATGGATACTGCGCTGTTTAATTTTACAAATGCAGGAATCTTAAAGCTATTCTGCAATTTGCGATTGTGCTTCTGATATTGAATGGCATAATTAAGCGGTCTAATCCGGCACACAGCCAAATAATGGATAGCAGGATCAGGATAAATTTCTTTCCGATTCTTATCGACATTACGATTCTTCTTCCATTAGATTCAGAGTGCCTTCCGTTGTATCTTCATGGTATTGAATAGAGAATCCCATCCTCTCAAGAAGTTGAATCGCTCGATGATTATCAGGTAACATTATCGCATGGACTGTTTCAATTTTTTTGTCCTTGCAGATTTCAATCATATAGTCCACCATTTTAGATCCCAGCCCAAGGCCCTGCCATGGATCAGCAACAATGAAAGCAATTTCTGCTTTTTTCCCATCAGGCTCAATAATAAGCCTCACCACACCTATGATTTTCCTTTGATCATCCTCGATTAATTCTGCTACTATGGCCATTTCCCGATAATAATCAATATTGCAATACCGGACCCGAAGCTCGTGAGGAGTATCCTTGATAACTTCAAAAAGCCTGTAGTGCAAGGATTCTTCTGAGAAGTGCTGGAACATTTCTAACCACATTGGTTCATCTTCCGGCTTTATGGGTCTTAGAATTACGGTACGGCCGTCCAGGAGTATCCATGGGATTATATACTTCTCAGGATATGGGCTGATCACAAGGTGTTCATGGGCTCTGAGTTTTTCGAACACATTTTCTTTATCTATCACCACGCGGGCATCAAGAACAAAAGCCTCCTTTTCATCTATAAATAATGGATTAATATCAACTTCTTTAATTTGAGGAAAATCAACAAGCATCTGGGAAAAACGAATCATTATCTCTTCAAGCAAGTTAAGATTTGCAGGCAGCTTATTCCGATAACCCTTTAAGATTTGATAAACAATTGTTTCCTCCATTATTCTTCTCGCTAATGTTTGATTTAACGGCGGAAGCCCCACGGCAACATCTTTAAAAAGTTCTACACCAATACCACCCATTCCAAACAGGATTACAGGGCCAAATAACCTGTCGGTTTTTGCTCCCAGGATAATCTCATATCCTTTTTTTATCATGGATTGAACTGTAACTCCCTGAATCCTGGCTTTCGTATTATAATCTTTTGCCCGTTTAATAATGTCATCAAATGCAACTCTTACTTCAG carries:
- a CDS encoding arsenate reductase ArsC; translation: MKKKVLFLCTENSCRSQMAEGIFRHLLGSEFEVFSAGSRPSAVNPTAIKVMAEIGIDISGHRSKSVDEFQGMNFDFVITTCDAARETCPVFPGNTRHLHWSFSDPADARGSEEEILSVFRKVRDEIKLRIQEEFSQY
- a CDS encoding phosphate uptake regulator PhoU, whose translation is MINAEIRKVQVTGKSTFVVSLPKKWAVSAGISSGSLVHMHPQEDGSLLLTTNGAFAAESPKTITIDGRVGEPLIRDIIATYVAGYRVIELKAKNITHEQRKDITAIVKKLIGIEIIEETHEKVVIQDISNPGDMPIDMSFRRMHIKVQWMLDNTIKAMNTKDVSLASEVVKQDDEIDRLHLLISKQFMGILLHSRISEKSELGLTGAFYYRLASDQLERVSDHAGKIAGIILESGEKIPHAMLDNIVKIGIISYKLVNDSVVSFTKCNVELANRVIEEHKKIGEDLRRIRHPSTTMNPDAVMSLGLVADSVKRIGDYAANVAELAIDFSRSI